One genomic region from Conexibacter woesei DSM 14684 encodes:
- a CDS encoding M24 family metallopeptidase, with amino-acid sequence MSEALHRYVASAYEQLSAREPSYSFTREEYRARLERLRAAMARDGFDLLLVSSPDAMCWLHGYQSRWYKGHSPTTWPPLQCTVVHVDSDELVHFDVAHHAELLRLCSVADHFRLADADGPREYLSFILDDLRARGWLRGRAGMEHWSHVPNRATSEVVQAALEGAGCTVADASTTVRGVRRVKSPAEIAKLEQAAAVCDAGLQAMQAALRPGMTELEAWAALTSGMAAHGGEPAALHESVVAGPIELGHAWASTRKLEVGDVVCADPCGVVDRYHANIERYYVLGAEPSDELRRLAEIEADAFRLLCTLAKPGVPVRDVTRTIRAFLQDSGVWGLHNWNGGYEMGCSLPPDWVGEWHFTVGDDDCEDVFEAGVVTNYESIVLYPMIDTVVFEEGGARTLSRLPLDVLVAG; translated from the coding sequence GTGAGCGAAGCGCTCCACCGCTACGTCGCGTCCGCGTACGAGCAGCTGAGCGCGCGCGAGCCGTCCTACTCGTTCACGCGCGAGGAGTACCGCGCGCGGCTGGAGCGGCTGCGCGCGGCGATGGCGCGCGACGGCTTCGACCTGCTGCTCGTCAGCTCGCCGGACGCGATGTGCTGGCTGCACGGCTACCAGTCGCGCTGGTACAAGGGCCATTCGCCGACGACGTGGCCGCCGCTGCAGTGCACGGTGGTCCACGTCGACAGCGACGAGCTGGTCCACTTCGACGTCGCGCACCACGCCGAGCTGCTGCGGCTGTGCTCGGTCGCCGACCACTTCCGGCTCGCCGACGCCGACGGGCCGCGCGAGTACCTCAGCTTCATCCTCGACGACCTGCGGGCGCGCGGCTGGCTGCGCGGCCGCGCGGGGATGGAGCACTGGAGCCACGTGCCCAACCGCGCGACGAGCGAGGTCGTGCAGGCGGCGCTCGAAGGCGCGGGCTGCACCGTCGCGGACGCGAGCACGACCGTGCGCGGCGTGCGGCGGGTCAAGTCGCCGGCCGAGATCGCGAAGCTGGAGCAGGCGGCCGCCGTCTGCGACGCCGGCCTGCAGGCGATGCAGGCCGCCCTGCGGCCGGGGATGACCGAGCTGGAGGCGTGGGCCGCGCTGACGTCCGGGATGGCGGCGCACGGCGGCGAGCCGGCGGCGCTGCACGAGAGCGTCGTCGCCGGCCCGATCGAGCTGGGGCACGCGTGGGCCTCGACGCGGAAGCTGGAGGTCGGCGACGTCGTCTGCGCCGACCCCTGCGGCGTCGTCGACCGCTACCACGCGAACATCGAGCGCTACTACGTGCTCGGCGCCGAGCCGAGCGACGAGCTGCGGCGGCTCGCCGAGATCGAGGCGGACGCGTTCCGCCTGCTGTGCACGCTCGCGAAGCCCGGCGTGCCGGTGCGCGACGTGACGCGCACGATCAGAGCGTTCCTGCAGGACTCCGGCGTGTGGGGCCTGCACAACTGGAACGGCGGCTACGAGATGGGCTGCTCGCTGCCGCCCGACTGGGTCGGCGAGTGGCACTTCACGGTCGGCGACGACGACTGCGAGGACGTCTTCGAGGCCGGCGTCGTGACCAACTACGAGTCGATCGTGCTGTACCCGATGATCGACACGGTCGTCTTCGAGGAGGGCGGCGCGCGGACCCTCTCGCGTCTGCCGCTCGACGTGCTGGTGGCCGGATGA
- a CDS encoding amidohydrolase, whose translation MTRAADTVLLGRVFTAVPGAPWAEGVALRDGVVAAVGDEATVRAAIGPRTEVRVVTGGLICPAFQDAHIHLAEGSLFDLWCNVHDVAPEAYLETIGAYAASLPAGAWVRGGGWSMAAFEGGSPLRAPLDAVVGGRPVYLTARDGHSAWVSTRALELAGITRETPDPPGGRIERDAHGEPSGTLHETAIRLVLAHLPDVTQADWRAALELGQRYMHSLGITAWHDARVEPEILDAYRALDAAGALHGRAVMALWWDPARGVEQLAELEAQRASVSAAAGNVTAPTAKIFVDGVLENHTAALSEPYSGVAPPTRGEPLYDAETLNAAVAACAGAGFQVHFHAIGDWAVRAALDACAHARELHGVRDLRHQVSHLQVVDPRDLGRFAPLGVVANLQAYWACMDEQMRTLCLPVLGERGAWQYPFASLRDAGAPIAMGSDWRVSTPDPLKQMEVAVTRREEGRPDAEPLLADEALTLHDALLGFTAGAAFANHLDAETGTLAAGMSADLVVLDRDPFAAPAHEIGRTSVALTLHRGRVVHERSGAGGVR comes from the coding sequence ATGACCCGCGCCGCCGACACCGTCCTGCTCGGCCGCGTCTTCACGGCCGTCCCCGGAGCGCCGTGGGCGGAGGGCGTCGCGCTGCGCGACGGCGTCGTCGCCGCGGTCGGCGACGAGGCGACGGTGCGCGCGGCGATCGGCCCGCGCACCGAGGTCCGCGTCGTGACCGGCGGCTTGATCTGCCCGGCGTTCCAGGACGCGCACATCCACCTCGCCGAGGGCTCGCTGTTCGACCTCTGGTGCAACGTCCACGACGTCGCGCCCGAGGCGTATCTGGAGACGATCGGCGCCTACGCGGCGAGCCTGCCCGCGGGCGCCTGGGTGCGCGGCGGCGGGTGGTCGATGGCGGCGTTCGAGGGCGGCAGTCCGCTGCGCGCGCCGCTCGACGCGGTCGTCGGCGGCCGGCCCGTCTACCTGACCGCGCGCGACGGCCACAGCGCGTGGGTCAGCACGCGCGCGCTGGAGCTGGCCGGGATCACGCGCGAGACGCCCGACCCGCCCGGCGGGCGGATCGAGCGCGACGCGCACGGCGAGCCGAGCGGCACGCTGCACGAGACGGCGATCAGACTCGTCCTTGCGCACCTGCCGGACGTCACGCAGGCCGACTGGCGCGCCGCGCTCGAGCTGGGTCAGCGATACATGCACTCGCTCGGGATCACCGCCTGGCATGACGCGCGCGTCGAGCCGGAGATCCTTGACGCGTACCGCGCGCTCGACGCGGCCGGCGCGCTCCACGGCCGTGCCGTGATGGCGTTGTGGTGGGACCCCGCCCGCGGCGTCGAGCAGCTCGCCGAGCTGGAGGCCCAGCGCGCGAGCGTGAGCGCCGCGGCCGGCAACGTGACCGCGCCGACGGCGAAGATCTTCGTCGACGGCGTGCTGGAGAACCACACCGCCGCGCTGAGCGAGCCGTACAGCGGCGTCGCGCCGCCGACGCGCGGCGAGCCGCTGTACGACGCCGAGACCCTGAACGCGGCGGTCGCCGCCTGCGCGGGCGCGGGCTTCCAGGTCCACTTCCACGCGATCGGCGACTGGGCCGTGCGCGCCGCGCTCGACGCCTGCGCGCACGCGCGCGAGCTGCACGGCGTGCGCGACCTGCGCCACCAGGTCTCCCACCTGCAGGTCGTCGACCCGCGCGATCTCGGCCGCTTCGCGCCGCTCGGCGTCGTCGCCAACCTGCAGGCGTACTGGGCGTGCATGGACGAGCAGATGCGCACGCTCTGCCTGCCCGTGCTCGGCGAGCGCGGCGCCTGGCAGTACCCGTTCGCGAGCCTGCGCGACGCGGGCGCGCCGATCGCGATGGGCAGCGACTGGCGGGTCAGCACGCCCGACCCGCTGAAGCAGATGGAGGTCGCCGTCACGCGCCGCGAGGAGGGCCGGCCCGACGCCGAGCCGCTGCTGGCGGACGAGGCGCTGACGCTCCACGACGCGCTGCTCGGCTTCACCGCCGGCGCGGCGTTCGCCAACCACCTCGACGCGGAGACCGGCACGCTCGCGGCCGGCATGAGCGCCGACCTCGTCGTGCTCGACCGCGACCCGTTCGCGGCGCCGGCGCACGAGATCGGCAGGACTTCCGTCGCCCTGACGTTGCACCGAGGCCGGGTCGTCCACGAGCGATCCGGCGCAGGAGGAGTGAGATGA
- a CDS encoding ABC transporter ATP-binding protein produces the protein MTSTVTAPEPAAPPSDRPSVCMRGVRKSFDGTEVVRGIDLDIGSAEFFTMLGPSGCGKTTTLRMIAGFEDPSAGELLIDGDDVVGLPAYKRPTNTVFQSYALFPNLTVAENVAFGLKRRKVPRTEIAVRVKAELARVGLDGAGDRRPTELSGGMQQRVALARALVNLPRVLLLDEPLGALDLKLRKTLQVELKRIQREVGITFVYVTHDQEEALTMSDRIAVMHQGRLEHVADPVTVYERPATTFVAGFIGVSNLMPAQVVSVHGERARVRLDAGVELETDAVGIPAGERCHAVVRPEKLAIGAVGADRAAGTAGVDGVVESSVFLGTATQLVVRLAGETPMTVLVPNADEATRGELPGGGASICLSWRPEHVHLVRESPAA, from the coding sequence ATGACCTCGACCGTGACCGCCCCCGAGCCGGCCGCGCCGCCGTCGGACCGCCCGAGCGTCTGCATGCGCGGCGTGCGCAAGTCGTTCGACGGCACCGAGGTGGTGCGCGGCATCGACCTCGACATCGGCTCGGCGGAGTTCTTCACGATGCTCGGCCCGAGCGGCTGCGGCAAGACGACGACGCTGCGGATGATCGCCGGCTTCGAGGACCCGAGCGCCGGCGAGCTGCTGATCGACGGTGACGATGTCGTCGGCCTGCCCGCCTACAAGCGGCCGACGAACACGGTCTTCCAGAGCTACGCGCTGTTCCCGAACCTGACGGTGGCGGAGAACGTCGCCTTCGGGCTCAAGCGGCGCAAGGTGCCGAGAACCGAGATCGCCGTGCGCGTGAAGGCGGAGCTGGCGCGCGTCGGGCTCGACGGCGCCGGCGACCGCCGGCCGACCGAGCTGTCCGGCGGCATGCAGCAGCGCGTCGCGCTCGCGCGCGCGCTCGTGAACCTGCCGCGCGTGCTGCTGCTCGACGAGCCGCTCGGCGCGCTCGACCTGAAGCTGCGCAAGACGCTGCAGGTCGAGCTGAAGCGGATCCAGCGCGAGGTCGGCATCACGTTCGTCTACGTGACGCACGACCAGGAGGAGGCGCTGACGATGTCCGATCGGATCGCCGTCATGCACCAGGGCCGGCTGGAGCACGTCGCCGACCCGGTGACGGTCTACGAGCGGCCCGCGACGACGTTCGTCGCCGGCTTCATCGGCGTCTCGAACCTGATGCCGGCGCAGGTCGTCTCGGTCCACGGCGAGCGGGCGCGCGTGCGGCTCGACGCGGGCGTGGAGCTGGAGACCGACGCTGTCGGGATCCCGGCGGGCGAGCGCTGCCACGCGGTCGTGCGGCCGGAGAAGCTCGCGATCGGGGCGGTCGGCGCCGACCGCGCCGCCGGCACGGCCGGTGTCGACGGGGTCGTCGAGAGCAGCGTCTTCCTCGGCACCGCGACGCAGCTGGTCGTGCGGCTCGCGGGCGAGACGCCGATGACGGTGCTCGTCCCCAACGCCGACGAGGCGACGCGCGGCGAGCTGCCGGGCGGCGGCGCCAGCATCTGCCTCAGCTGGCGTCCCGAGCACGTCCACCTCGTGCGCGAGTCGCCGGCCGCCTGA
- a CDS encoding FAD/NAD(P)-binding protein → MPQSVVIVGAGCAGTLTAVNLLRNAEGPPRVVLVERSGTFGPGVAYGTRDERHRLNVAAERMSAFDDEPAHFARWVQREIGPQPRGAYVRRAHFGAYLRDLLADAAAEAARAMPPRRLERVTGEAVDVETTDAGAAVVLADGRRLAADHVVLALGPLPAVAPTALPDDPRVIADPWAPGALADAGDRQTSLVVGSGLTGVDVALSLCGAGPRSRVIAISRGGCLPFDQLPGLRDAAPAPPPPDDVNVETLERWLGRHVRDAQRAGHDWRDAIDGVRPHVQRLWQSLPITERRRFVRQRSRAWELRRHRMAPETAAQVRDLLADGRLLVRAGRLVAVRALRETVEVLVTSAPEELRTLRVDRVVICTGPGTDVRGTPSRLPRALLARGVASVDPLALGLRATPGGALLSADDRPQPRLHVLGPLRRGELWETTAVPEIRTQAATIARAIAGEAVRV, encoded by the coding sequence GTGCCGCAATCTGTCGTGATCGTCGGTGCAGGATGCGCCGGCACGCTGACGGCCGTGAACCTGCTGCGCAACGCTGAGGGCCCGCCGCGGGTCGTGCTCGTCGAGCGCAGCGGGACGTTCGGCCCCGGCGTCGCGTACGGGACGAGAGACGAGCGGCACCGGCTGAACGTGGCAGCCGAGCGGATGAGCGCGTTCGACGACGAGCCGGCCCACTTCGCCCGCTGGGTGCAGCGCGAGATCGGCCCGCAGCCGCGCGGCGCCTACGTCCGCCGCGCCCACTTCGGCGCCTACCTGCGCGACCTGCTCGCGGACGCCGCCGCCGAGGCCGCGCGCGCGATGCCGCCGCGGCGGCTGGAGCGCGTGACCGGCGAGGCGGTCGACGTCGAGACGACGGACGCCGGCGCCGCGGTCGTGCTCGCCGACGGCCGGCGGCTCGCCGCCGACCACGTCGTGCTCGCGCTCGGCCCGCTGCCGGCGGTCGCGCCGACCGCGCTGCCCGACGACCCGCGCGTGATCGCCGACCCGTGGGCCCCGGGCGCGCTCGCCGACGCGGGCGACCGCCAGACCTCGCTCGTCGTCGGCTCGGGTCTGACCGGCGTCGACGTCGCGCTGTCGCTCTGCGGCGCGGGGCCGCGCAGCCGCGTGATCGCGATCTCGCGCGGCGGCTGTCTGCCGTTCGACCAGCTGCCCGGCCTGCGCGACGCCGCGCCCGCGCCGCCGCCGCCGGACGACGTCAACGTCGAGACGCTGGAACGCTGGCTCGGCCGCCACGTGCGCGACGCGCAGCGCGCCGGGCACGACTGGCGCGACGCGATCGACGGCGTCCGCCCGCACGTCCAGCGGCTGTGGCAGTCGCTGCCCATCACCGAGCGGCGCCGCTTCGTGCGCCAGCGCTCGCGCGCATGGGAGCTGCGGCGCCACCGGATGGCGCCGGAGACGGCCGCGCAGGTGCGCGACCTGCTCGCCGACGGGCGGCTGCTCGTGCGCGCCGGCAGGCTCGTCGCCGTCCGCGCGCTGCGCGAGACGGTCGAGGTGCTCGTCACCTCCGCGCCGGAGGAGCTGCGCACGCTGCGCGTCGACCGCGTCGTGATCTGCACCGGTCCCGGCACCGACGTGCGCGGCACGCCGTCGCGGCTGCCGCGCGCGCTGCTCGCGCGCGGGGTCGCGAGCGTCGACCCGCTCGCGCTCGGCCTGCGCGCGACGCCGGGAGGCGCGCTGCTCTCCGCCGACGACCGCCCGCAGCCGCGCCTGCACGTGCTCGGCCCGCTGCGCCGCGGCGAGCTGTGGGAGACGACCGCTGTGCCGGAGATCCGCACCCAGGCCGCCACGATCGCCCGCGCGATCGCGGGCGAGGCCGTGCGCGTCTGA
- a CDS encoding sulfite exporter TauE/SafE family protein, with product MLAALPLGLALGLAVGTLGGGGSVLAVPLLVYVLGQPVQEATTASLVVVAAGALTGVFGHARAGRVCWRHAAVLTLAALPGIVAGTILSEAISGRALMGAFAVLMLVAAVAIWRTAGGRRAAAGDCALPVCPPLRLPLVPFTGAGIGLLTGFLGIGGGFLIVPTLVMALALAMRLAVGTSLAIVAATSVIGLMTHLGAGRELDVPVTAALTGACIAGALAGATLAGRIPQERLTRGFALVISGVAGYLLVSVTFLGGPPGVS from the coding sequence GTGCTCGCGGCGCTCCCGCTCGGCCTGGCGCTGGGCCTCGCGGTCGGGACGCTCGGCGGCGGCGGCTCGGTGCTGGCCGTCCCGCTGCTCGTCTACGTGCTCGGCCAGCCGGTCCAGGAGGCGACGACCGCGTCGCTCGTCGTCGTCGCGGCGGGGGCGCTGACCGGCGTCTTCGGCCACGCGCGCGCCGGGCGCGTCTGCTGGCGCCACGCGGCTGTCCTGACGCTCGCGGCGCTGCCGGGGATCGTCGCCGGCACGATCCTCAGCGAGGCGATCTCGGGGCGGGCGCTGATGGGCGCGTTCGCGGTGCTGATGCTCGTCGCCGCGGTCGCGATCTGGCGCACCGCGGGCGGGCGCCGCGCCGCGGCCGGCGACTGCGCGCTGCCGGTCTGCCCGCCGCTGCGGCTCCCGCTCGTGCCGTTCACCGGCGCCGGCATCGGGCTGCTGACGGGCTTCCTCGGGATCGGCGGCGGCTTCCTGATCGTGCCGACGCTCGTGATGGCGCTCGCGCTGGCGATGCGGCTCGCGGTCGGGACGTCGCTGGCGATCGTCGCCGCGACCTCCGTGATCGGCCTGATGACCCACCTCGGCGCCGGGCGCGAGCTGGACGTCCCGGTGACGGCGGCGCTGACGGGCGCGTGCATCGCCGGCGCGCTGGCCGGCGCGACGCTCGCCGGCCGCATCCCGCAGGAGCGGCTGACGCGCGGCTTCGCGCTCGTGATCAGCGGCGTCGCCGGATACCTGCTCGTGTCCGTGACTTTCCTGGGCGGGCCTCCCGGGGTATCGTGA